A section of the Triticum dicoccoides isolate Atlit2015 ecotype Zavitan chromosome 7A, WEW_v2.0, whole genome shotgun sequence genome encodes:
- the LOC119331051 gene encoding lysine-specific demethylase JMJ30-like — MDTGEPTGTAAAAAGGEKRAMLLRQITEEGGFAFVASAEKAAAGDLRAAEAAREMAWEQLHSGPWSEVEPAWRHAYALACLHVASLRAGDDRRAALRELDMGLIMGGDLLRAELEAAIAQVPANGNREGEGDGAGDAGRNVERWREGLSRNRDLGDALKVLPVKSLSCKQIERQTCISLEAFIHDYFLRESPVILSGCIDHWPARTKWKDIKYLERIAGDRTIPVEVGKSYVCNEWRQDLITFSQFLERMSSPDCSANLTYLAQHPLFDQIKELREDIVVPEYCYAGGGKLQSLNAWFGPHGTVTPLHHDPHHNLFAQVLGRKYIRLYHASISEDLYPHMETMLSNTSQVDLDNIDVKEFPRTEDLEFMDNILEEGDLLYIPPKWWHYVRSLSTSFSVSFWWRTSILPSQGS, encoded by the exons ATGGACACCGGCGAGCCGACGGgtacagcggcagcggcggcgggaggagagaaGCGGGCGATGCTGCTGCGGCAGATCACCGAGGAGGGAGGCTTCGCCTTCGTGGCCTCCGCGGAGAAGGCGGCCGCGGGGGACCTgcgcgcggcggaggcggcgcgggaGATGGCCTGGGAGCAGCTGCACTCGGGGCCGTGGAGCGAGGTGGAGCCTGCGTGGCGGCACGCCTACGCGCTCGCTTGTCTCCACGTCGCGAGTCTCCGCGCCGGTGACGACCGCCGCGCGGCGCTCCGAGAGCTCGACATGGGCCTCATCATGGGTGGCGACCTCCTCCGCGCAGAGCTCGAAGCAGCCATCGCGCAGGTCCCTGCCAATGGAAATCGCGAGGGCGAAGGCGACGGTGCGGGAGACGCCGGCAGAAACGTGGAGAGGTGGAGGGAAGGGCTCAGTAGGAATCGAGACCTCGGCGAT GCGCTCAAAGTTCTGCCGGTGAAATCCCTATCTTGTAAGCAAATCGAGCGGCAGACATGCatttctttggaggcatttatacaTGATTACTTTTTACGTGAGTCCCCTGTTATACTCAGCGGCTGCATTGATCATTGGCCTGCAAGGACAAAGTGGAAGGACATAAAATACCTAGAGAGGATAGCTGGAGACCGCACTATTCCTGTCGAG GTTGGAAAAAGTTATGTTTGTAATGAGTGGAGGCAGGACCTTATCACATTTTCACAGTTTCTTGAGAGAATGTCGTCACCTGATTGTTCTGCAAACTTGACGTATCTAGCCCAGCATCCATTGTTTGACCAG ATAAAAGAGCTTCGTGAAGACATAGTGGTTCCTGAGTACTGTTATGCTGGCGGTGGGAAACTCCAATCGCTCAATGCTTGGTTTGGCCCTCATGGGACTGTGACACCATTGCATCATGACCCACATCACAACCTTTTTGCTCAG GTCTTGGGCAGAAAGTATATTAGACTCTATCATGCTTCCATCTCCGAGGATTTGTACCCTCACATGGAAACTATGCTAAGCAATACGAGCCAG GTAGATCTTGACAACATTGATGTTAAGGAATTCCCAAGGACAGAAGATCTTGAATTCATGGACAACATATTGGAGGAAGGTGACCTGCTTTACATACCACCAAAATGGTGGCATTACGTGAGATCTCTTTCTACCAGTTTCTCTGTTAGCTTTTGGTGGCGCACGTCAATTCTTCCTTCACAGGGTTCATGA